The following are encoded together in the Variovorax sp. PBS-H4 genome:
- the pcaB gene encoding 3-carboxy-cis,cis-muconate cycloisomerase: MSIFEGFLSTSETLAAFSEHAFVAAMLRFEAALANAQAAEGLIPESAARSIVGSCKVELFDVAKVVRESGRAGSVAIPLVKSLKEAVGLFNAEAVPFVHFGSTSQDVIDSAMALVTREAVTLVEADLRKAAQALLAHAEQHAATPILARTLMQPASVTSFGLKCAGWAAPLVRSRTRLAEAARRALNVQLGGAVGTLAQMKGQGAAVRRHMAQELGLGDPGQTWHTQRDEWVALGCELGLMVGSLGKIAKDIALMGQYEVGEVAEPTEAGRGGSSAMPHKRNPVASMVALAAAQRAPQRVAALLAAMPQEHERALGAWQAELGEWPQLLMSAHGSVRALAGALPGLQIDAARMRGNIERLRAELPSEAADEWFDPALAGEASTIALAQVRALQDQLNERNMQR, from the coding sequence ATGAGTATTTTTGAGGGCTTCCTCTCGACATCCGAAACCCTGGCCGCCTTCAGCGAACACGCCTTCGTCGCCGCCATGCTGCGCTTCGAGGCTGCGCTGGCGAATGCGCAGGCCGCCGAGGGCCTGATTCCCGAGTCGGCCGCTCGGTCCATCGTCGGCAGCTGCAAGGTCGAACTGTTCGACGTTGCCAAGGTCGTGCGCGAGAGCGGGCGCGCCGGCAGCGTGGCGATTCCGCTGGTCAAGAGCCTCAAGGAGGCGGTCGGTCTCTTCAACGCCGAGGCCGTGCCCTTCGTGCATTTCGGCAGCACCAGCCAGGACGTGATCGACAGCGCCATGGCCCTGGTCACCCGCGAGGCCGTGACGCTGGTCGAAGCCGACCTGCGCAAGGCCGCACAGGCGCTGCTGGCGCATGCCGAGCAGCACGCTGCCACGCCCATCCTCGCGCGCACGCTGATGCAGCCGGCCTCGGTCACCAGCTTCGGCCTCAAGTGCGCAGGCTGGGCCGCGCCCCTGGTGCGCAGCCGTACGCGGCTGGCCGAGGCAGCGCGGCGGGCGTTGAACGTGCAGCTCGGCGGCGCCGTCGGGACCCTCGCGCAGATGAAAGGGCAGGGGGCTGCCGTGCGGCGTCACATGGCGCAGGAGCTCGGCCTTGGCGATCCCGGCCAGACCTGGCACACGCAGCGCGATGAATGGGTAGCACTCGGCTGCGAGCTGGGCCTGATGGTCGGCAGCCTCGGCAAGATCGCCAAGGACATCGCACTCATGGGTCAATACGAAGTCGGTGAAGTGGCCGAGCCCACGGAGGCCGGTCGGGGTGGCTCATCCGCCATGCCGCACAAGCGCAATCCCGTCGCCTCGATGGTGGCGCTCGCTGCGGCGCAGCGCGCACCTCAGCGCGTGGCTGCGCTGCTCGCCGCCATGCCGCAGGAGCACGAGCGCGCGTTGGGCGCCTGGCAGGCCGAGCTGGGCGAATGGCCACAATTACTGATGTCCGCCCACGGCAGCGTGCGTGCGCTCGCCGGGGCTTTGCCCGGCCTGCAGATCGATGCCGCGCGCATGCGTGGCAACATCGAACGGCTGCGCGCTGAACTGCCGAGCGAGGCCGCGGACGAATGGTTCGACCCGGCCCTGGCCGGTGAGGCCTCCACCATCGCTCTGGCGCAGGTTCGTGCCCTGCAAGACCAGCTCAACGAACGGAACATGCAACGATGA
- a CDS encoding carboxymuconolactone decarboxylase family protein, with protein MTASAPPAGDYEAGLLNRRRILGDAWVDKSLANRNTFNSEFQELITRHAWNDIWGRPALGDKTRRFMVLSMMLGIHAYEEFAMHVRAALDGPPESRLTPEEIKEVIMMAAIYCGVPVANHAFGIATAILREKGLLEERTKEGTA; from the coding sequence ATGACCGCATCCGCCCCGCCCGCCGGCGACTACGAAGCCGGCCTCCTCAACCGCCGCCGCATCCTTGGCGATGCCTGGGTCGACAAGTCGCTGGCCAACCGCAACACCTTCAACAGCGAGTTCCAGGAACTGATCACCCGCCACGCGTGGAACGACATCTGGGGCCGCCCGGCGCTCGGCGACAAGACGCGCCGCTTCATGGTGCTGTCGATGATGCTGGGCATCCATGCCTATGAGGAGTTCGCGATGCACGTGCGTGCCGCGCTCGACGGCCCGCCCGAGTCGCGGCTGACTCCCGAGGAGATCAAGGAGGTGATCATGATGGCCGCCATCTACTGCGGCGTCCCGGTGGCCAACCATGCCTTCGGCATTGCTACTGCGATCCTGCGCGAGAAAGGCCTGCTGGAAGAACGCACGAAGGAAGGAACCGCATGA
- a CDS encoding alpha/beta fold hydrolase has product MTRLNVLREGEGPIVVLSHALGCDLHMWDGVAEVLARAHTVLRYDHRNHGGSEVVPGPLTMQMLADDAAALIAREAGAEPVHFVGLSMGGMTAQALAPTHPQLLRSVVIANSSAYYPDRAPWRTRVETVQAQGVSAIAPGAVARWLTPAYAATPEGAEAARRLHATLSATDAAGYIASCDAVAAIDFRESNRGIRTPTLVIAGNQDEATPPSMSEAIVEAIPGAKLARIEAAHLSAVERPVEFTQLLIDFWRSL; this is encoded by the coding sequence ATGACCCGGCTCAACGTTCTGCGCGAGGGCGAGGGGCCCATCGTCGTGCTGAGCCACGCCCTCGGCTGCGACCTGCACATGTGGGACGGCGTGGCCGAGGTGCTGGCGCGCGCCCACACCGTGCTGCGCTACGACCACCGCAACCACGGCGGCTCCGAGGTGGTGCCCGGTCCGCTCACGATGCAGATGCTGGCCGACGACGCGGCCGCGCTGATCGCGCGCGAGGCCGGGGCCGAGCCGGTGCATTTCGTCGGCCTCTCGATGGGCGGCATGACGGCCCAGGCGCTGGCGCCGACGCACCCGCAACTGCTGCGCAGCGTGGTCATCGCGAATTCGTCGGCCTACTACCCCGACCGCGCGCCCTGGCGCACGCGCGTCGAGACCGTGCAGGCCCAGGGCGTGTCGGCCATCGCGCCCGGTGCCGTGGCGCGCTGGCTCACACCTGCCTATGCCGCCACGCCCGAAGGCGCGGAGGCCGCGCGCCGGTTGCACGCCACGCTGTCCGCCACCGATGCGGCCGGCTACATTGCCAGCTGCGATGCGGTGGCGGCCATCGACTTTCGGGAAAGCAACCGCGGCATCCGGACGCCCACGCTCGTGATTGCCGGAAACCAGGACGAGGCCACTCCGCCTTCGATGTCAGAGGCGATCGTCGAAGCCATTCCCGGCGCGAAGCTGGCCCGCATCGAGGCCGCGCACCTCAGCGCCGTCGAGCGGCCCGTGGAATTCACTCAGCTTTTGATCGACTTCTGGCGCAGCCTTTGA
- a CDS encoding type III secretion system chaperone, producing MSFHFDPQYISHRLGEVGPDAENLSVIVQDDDSTWTLAFESEVTVLILAEWAEEPARLVLSADIGTPPEGRAAQVHKTALSYNTLWRDTGGARIGMGGEEGGLLLVRELDPASVQGGEFARVLEQFAAVAQWWEGYVTAEDIAIPASAPAMAQMAARI from the coding sequence GTGAGCTTTCATTTCGACCCCCAGTACATCAGCCATCGCCTCGGCGAGGTTGGTCCCGATGCCGAGAACCTCTCGGTCATCGTCCAGGATGACGATTCCACCTGGACGCTTGCCTTCGAGAGCGAAGTCACCGTTCTCATCCTTGCCGAATGGGCCGAGGAGCCGGCGCGCCTGGTCTTGAGCGCCGACATCGGCACGCCGCCGGAGGGCCGCGCGGCCCAGGTGCACAAAACTGCGCTGTCCTACAACACGCTGTGGCGCGACACCGGTGGCGCGCGTATCGGCATGGGCGGCGAAGAAGGGGGCCTGCTCCTCGTGCGCGAACTGGACCCGGCAAGCGTCCAGGGCGGCGAGTTCGCGCGAGTCCTCGAACAGTTTGCGGCAGTCGCACAGTGGTGGGAAGGCTATGTCACCGCAGAAGACATCGCCATTCCCGCATCTGCCCCTGCCATGGCGCAGATGGCTGCTCGAATCTAA
- a CDS encoding DsbA family oxidoreductase, producing the protein MPSHLRIDFVSDIACPWCAVGLGALEAALKRVAPEITAELHFQPFELNPHMPREGQDAFEHLHEKYGSTREQQAQIRETIRARGAAVGFEFRREGRSRVYNTFDAHRLLHWAALEDAAKQVALKKVLLKACHTDGENPSDPEVLARLAGEAGLDPQRARAILGSDEYAAQTRERERLYTDAGIHSVPAIIIDNKHLISGGQPVEVFERALRQIAGAAPATTALA; encoded by the coding sequence ATGCCCTCCCACCTCCGCATCGACTTCGTCTCCGACATCGCCTGCCCCTGGTGCGCCGTCGGCCTTGGTGCTCTCGAAGCTGCGCTGAAGCGCGTCGCTCCCGAGATCACGGCCGAACTGCACTTCCAGCCCTTCGAACTCAACCCCCACATGCCACGCGAAGGCCAGGACGCCTTCGAGCACCTGCACGAGAAATACGGCAGCACGCGTGAGCAGCAGGCGCAGATCCGCGAGACGATCCGCGCTCGCGGCGCGGCAGTGGGCTTCGAGTTCCGCAGGGAAGGGCGCTCGCGGGTCTACAACACCTTCGATGCGCACCGCCTGCTGCACTGGGCAGCGCTCGAGGATGCGGCCAAACAGGTCGCCCTCAAGAAGGTGCTCCTCAAAGCCTGCCACACCGACGGCGAGAACCCGTCCGATCCGGAAGTGCTGGCGCGCCTGGCCGGCGAGGCGGGCCTCGATCCGCAGCGCGCACGCGCCATTCTCGGCAGCGACGAATACGCCGCGCAGACGCGCGAGCGCGAGCGCCTCTACACCGATGCCGGCATCCACTCGGTGCCGGCCATCATCATCGACAACAAGCACCTGATCTCGGGCGGCCAGCCCGTGGAGGTGTTCGAGCGCGCGCTGCGCCAGATCGCCGGGGCCGCGCCGGCCACCACCGCGCTGGCCTGA
- a CDS encoding DUF4124 domain-containing protein produces MHRFLALCILSALGPLCAAEVIRCADAAGNVTYTDGACPAGASRVGRVSTPEPAPSGRAERNADAGSVSPPPRPPVEAAATPPQAPPGPVIIDSRAGTDRSADPRRSDVGDDASVIDDGYAYPGAPRQPRPRDMRPRLRNCDATGCQDRQGNHYNRSGQLDRYQSLDGKTCQPVGTTTICR; encoded by the coding sequence ATGCACCGCTTTCTCGCCCTCTGCATCCTGAGCGCCCTAGGCCCGCTGTGCGCTGCGGAGGTGATTCGCTGCGCCGATGCCGCCGGCAACGTGACTTATACCGATGGCGCCTGTCCCGCGGGCGCGAGCCGGGTCGGGCGTGTCTCTACGCCGGAGCCGGCGCCGTCGGGCCGGGCCGAGCGCAACGCCGATGCGGGCTCTGTAAGCCCGCCGCCGCGGCCGCCGGTCGAAGCCGCCGCAACCCCGCCGCAGGCACCGCCGGGCCCGGTCATCATCGATTCCCGTGCTGGCACCGATCGGTCGGCGGACCCGCGCCGCAGCGATGTCGGTGACGACGCATCGGTGATCGATGACGGCTACGCCTACCCCGGCGCCCCTCGGCAACCCCGGCCGCGCGACATGCGGCCGCGCCTGCGCAATTGCGACGCGACGGGCTGCCAGGACAGGCAGGGCAATCATTACAACCGTTCCGGCCAGCTCGACCGGTACCAGAGTCTCGACGGCAAGACCTGCCAGCCGGTGGGGACCACGACGATCTGCCGCTGA
- a CDS encoding LysR family transcriptional regulator, which translates to MRTIDLDSLEIFRTVVSEGGVIRAAGKLNRVQSNVTTRIRQLEERLGQKLFLRQGRSLALAPAGRKLLPYADRLLRLADEAEGELRSEVPVGTFRLGSLESTAGSRLPPVLSRFHTLYPGVVVELVSGTTGALLKRLEAFDVEAAFVSQPFSATGFETLAAFEEELVLITARSVAAVTRPADLAGATLIAFAQGCSYRRVLEQWLGKGGVLPSRSLEFSSYQAMIACVAAGTGFAIVPLSVLKALRATADVRQHVLPERIRANRTHLVWRGTPSVALARLIEMLGKG; encoded by the coding sequence ATGAGAACGATCGACCTCGACTCCCTGGAAATTTTTCGAACCGTGGTGAGCGAAGGTGGCGTGATCCGCGCCGCGGGCAAGCTCAACCGGGTGCAATCGAACGTCACGACCCGCATCCGTCAGCTGGAGGAGCGGCTGGGTCAGAAGCTCTTCCTGCGCCAGGGCCGCTCGCTGGCGCTGGCCCCGGCCGGGCGCAAATTGCTGCCGTACGCCGACCGGCTGCTGCGCCTGGCCGACGAAGCAGAGGGCGAGCTTCGCAGCGAAGTGCCGGTCGGCACCTTCAGGCTGGGCTCGCTCGAAAGCACCGCAGGGAGCCGGCTGCCGCCCGTGCTCTCGCGCTTCCACACGCTCTATCCGGGCGTGGTGGTCGAACTGGTCAGCGGCACGACAGGTGCGCTGCTGAAACGCCTGGAGGCCTTCGACGTGGAGGCTGCGTTCGTGTCGCAGCCCTTTTCCGCCACCGGCTTCGAGACGTTGGCGGCATTCGAGGAAGAGCTGGTGCTGATCACCGCGCGCAGCGTGGCCGCGGTCACGCGGCCGGCCGACCTGGCAGGCGCCACGCTCATCGCCTTCGCGCAGGGTTGCTCGTACCGGCGGGTGCTGGAGCAATGGCTGGGCAAGGGCGGCGTGCTGCCATCGCGTTCGCTGGAGTTCTCGTCGTACCAGGCCATGATCGCCTGCGTGGCGGCGGGCACGGGCTTTGCCATCGTGCCGCTGTCGGTGCTCAAGGCGCTGCGCGCCACGGCGGACGTACGCCAGCACGTGCTGCCCGAACGCATCCGGGCGAACCGCACGCACCTGGTGTGGCGCGGCACGCCTTCGGTGGCGCTCGCGCGGCTGATCGAGATGCTGGGCAAGGGCTGA
- a CDS encoding YbfB/YjiJ family MFS transporter gives MSNPTLSMPRPSFAAICLAGLIALAIAMGIGRFAFTPMLPLMIRAGSADVAAGGWLAAANYAGYLLGALTTARLPLAPQRVALLALALIVASTAAMGWTASLTAWLILRFVAGVASAWALVSTSVWCLGWLSRFERPAGPGLLYAGVGAGIALAGLYCWRAGAANVRPEVLWLQLGALALVGMVVVVLLMPRGMPSAVAPAPAAGGPATPGGVAWGLVICYGLLGFGYILPATFLPVLARAVVDDPAVFGAAWPVFGAAAAASTIFASLALPKMARRHVLAGSHALMALGCLLPVLHLSAFTVLLAALLVGGTFMVATMAGMQEARARSVGDPTRSLSRMTAAFAIGQMAGPVLSSLLSGSAHGFGGLFIALAIGALALAGSAWWLARAA, from the coding sequence ATGTCGAATCCAACCCTCAGCATGCCTCGGCCTTCCTTCGCAGCGATCTGCCTGGCGGGGTTGATTGCACTGGCGATCGCGATGGGGATCGGCCGCTTCGCTTTCACGCCGATGCTGCCGCTCATGATCCGCGCCGGCAGCGCCGATGTGGCGGCCGGTGGGTGGCTGGCCGCCGCCAACTACGCGGGCTACCTGCTGGGCGCGCTCACGACGGCGCGACTCCCCCTCGCGCCGCAGCGCGTCGCGCTCCTGGCGCTTGCGCTGATCGTCGCCTCGACCGCCGCCATGGGCTGGACGGCCTCGCTGACGGCCTGGCTGATCCTGCGCTTCGTGGCCGGCGTGGCCAGCGCCTGGGCCCTGGTGAGCACCAGTGTCTGGTGCCTGGGCTGGCTGTCGCGCTTCGAGCGGCCGGCCGGGCCAGGCCTGCTCTATGCGGGCGTCGGCGCGGGTATTGCGCTGGCGGGTCTTTACTGCTGGCGCGCGGGCGCGGCCAATGTAAGGCCCGAGGTGCTGTGGCTGCAGCTCGGCGCGCTCGCGCTCGTGGGCATGGTGGTGGTGGTGCTGCTGATGCCGCGCGGCATGCCCTCTGCAGTGGCGCCTGCGCCTGCCGCGGGCGGGCCTGCAACGCCTGGCGGCGTGGCCTGGGGCTTGGTGATCTGCTATGGCCTGCTCGGCTTCGGCTACATCCTGCCGGCCACTTTCCTGCCGGTGCTGGCGCGCGCGGTGGTCGACGATCCGGCCGTTTTCGGCGCCGCCTGGCCGGTGTTCGGCGCCGCGGCGGCGGCATCCACGATCTTCGCGAGCCTGGCGTTGCCGAAAATGGCGCGGCGTCACGTGCTTGCCGGCAGCCATGCACTAATGGCGCTGGGCTGCCTGCTGCCGGTGCTGCACCTGTCGGCGTTCACCGTGCTGCTCGCGGCGCTGCTGGTAGGTGGCACCTTCATGGTCGCGACCATGGCCGGCATGCAGGAGGCGAGGGCACGCAGCGTCGGCGACCCCACGCGCTCGCTGAGCCGCATGACCGCGGCCTTCGCCATCGGCCAGATGGCGGGGCCGGTACTGTCGTCCCTGCTCAGCGGCAGCGCCCATGGCTTCGGCGGTCTCTTCATCGCGCTGGCGATCGGCGCGCTGGCCTTGGCCGGTAGCGCCTGGTGGCTGGCGCGTGCCGCATGA
- a CDS encoding carboxymuconolactone decarboxylase family protein, producing MFEQGHTRPWAERLPMPAADTLSEAQRKAAQTLLDGPRKGVFGPFIPLLQSPVLMDRIGSLGEYLRFDSQLDARVRELVTCAVAREVGNQFEWLLHSQAAVNAGVSPEAIEALRLGRRAAPLADDEQLALDFALELQRHHGVSEPTYAAAEARFGKQAVVELSALVGYFVMVCWVMNVAHTPGKAAEGQPGLDAFPL from the coding sequence ATGTTCGAACAAGGCCACACCCGACCCTGGGCCGAGCGCTTGCCGATGCCTGCTGCCGACACCCTGTCCGAGGCCCAGCGCAAGGCGGCGCAGACGCTGCTCGATGGCCCGCGCAAAGGCGTCTTCGGTCCGTTCATCCCGCTGCTGCAGAGCCCGGTGCTGATGGATCGCATCGGCAGCCTGGGTGAATACCTGCGCTTCGACAGCCAGCTCGATGCGCGGGTGCGCGAATTGGTGACCTGTGCGGTGGCACGCGAGGTCGGGAACCAGTTCGAGTGGCTGCTGCATTCGCAGGCGGCGGTCAATGCCGGCGTGAGCCCCGAGGCCATCGAGGCGCTGCGCCTGGGCCGCCGCGCCGCGCCCTTGGCCGACGACGAGCAGCTCGCGCTCGACTTCGCGCTTGAACTGCAACGCCACCATGGGGTGAGCGAGCCCACCTATGCCGCGGCGGAGGCGCGCTTCGGGAAGCAGGCGGTGGTGGAACTCAGCGCGCTGGTGGGCTACTTCGTGATGGTGTGCTGGGTGATGAACGTCGCGCACACGCCGGGCAAGGCCGCCGAAGGGCAGCCCGGTCTCGACGCCTTTCCGCTGTAG
- a CDS encoding DUF3014 domain-containing protein, with protein sequence MPGREFDDLRPARESSLWIIVVLVVLALGAGAVWWRWSHQQAAPIEATPAATAPEPEASAPAPAAAAPVEPQNPVDTTADAALPKLEDADAHVRSALAELLGAKAVGNFLQTDGFVHRFVATVDNLPRDQAAARMWPVQRTPKRFMASGSGDVQTISLDNGARYTPLVLFAESVDPQRAAALYQKLYPLFQQAYEELGYPNRHFNDRLVAVIDHLLQAPEPAGQPQVKLVEIKGDVASERPWVHYEFVDPGLESLSAGQKMMIRAGLVNERRLKARLREFRGQIAGGALAKKKAE encoded by the coding sequence ATGCCCGGACGCGAGTTCGACGATTTGAGACCGGCGCGCGAGTCCTCGCTGTGGATCATCGTGGTGCTGGTGGTGCTGGCGCTGGGCGCCGGCGCCGTCTGGTGGCGCTGGTCGCACCAGCAGGCCGCCCCGATCGAAGCCACCCCCGCTGCCACCGCTCCGGAGCCCGAGGCCTCCGCACCGGCACCCGCCGCGGCAGCGCCGGTGGAACCGCAGAACCCGGTCGACACCACGGCAGACGCAGCCCTGCCCAAGCTCGAAGATGCCGACGCCCACGTGCGCTCCGCGCTGGCCGAGCTGCTGGGTGCCAAGGCAGTGGGCAACTTCCTGCAGACCGATGGCTTCGTGCACCGCTTCGTCGCCACTGTCGACAACCTTCCGCGCGACCAGGCAGCGGCGCGCATGTGGCCGGTGCAGCGCACGCCCAAGCGTTTCATGGCCAGCGGCAGCGGGGACGTGCAGACCATCAGCCTGGACAACGGCGCGCGCTACACGCCACTGGTGCTGTTCGCCGAATCCGTAGATCCGCAGCGCGCGGCGGCGCTCTACCAGAAGCTCTACCCGCTGTTCCAGCAGGCCTACGAGGAACTCGGCTATCCGAACCGCCACTTCAACGACCGCTTGGTGGCGGTGATCGATCACCTCCTGCAGGCGCCCGAGCCTGCCGGGCAGCCGCAGGTGAAACTGGTCGAGATCAAGGGCGACGTGGCTTCCGAGCGCCCCTGGGTGCACTACGAGTTCGTCGACCCGGGGCTCGAGTCGCTGTCGGCGGGCCAGAAGATGATGATCCGCGCCGGCCTGGTCAACGAGCGCCGGCTCAAGGCGAGGCTGCGGGAATTCAGAGGCCAGATCGCGGGCGGCGCGCTCGCGAAGAAGAAGGCCGAATAG
- a CDS encoding RNA polymerase sigma factor, which produces MSTPEIHRIIHAVWRIESAKIIAALARMVRDVGVAEQLAQDALVAALEQWPRDGVPDNPAAWLMQAAKHRALDLLRRRKLHASKEHEIGREMDARHAMATADFAEAVDAALDDDVGDDLLRLVFIACHPVLSPEARVALTLRLLGGLTTDEIARSFLVPEPTIAQRIVRAKRTLAAARVPFEAPRTHELGARLASVLEVIYLVFNEGYSATAGDDWMRPALCDEALRLGRILAGLVPDESEVHGLVALMEIQASRSAARVDAQGEPVLLLAQNRARWDPLLIRRGFAALERAEALGGALGPYALQAAIAACHARARTPEQTDWTRIAALYEALAQLAPSPIVELNRAVALSMAFGPVAGLELVDALRDEPLLKGYHLLPSVRGDLLAKLGRKDEACAEFQHAASLTRNSRERKLLLMRALACSGSELPPDAPPDTQQTRQ; this is translated from the coding sequence ATGAGCACGCCCGAGATCCATCGCATCATCCATGCCGTCTGGCGCATCGAGTCGGCGAAGATCATCGCGGCGCTCGCACGCATGGTTCGCGATGTCGGCGTGGCCGAGCAGCTGGCGCAGGACGCACTGGTCGCTGCCTTGGAGCAATGGCCTCGCGACGGTGTGCCGGACAACCCTGCGGCCTGGCTCATGCAAGCCGCCAAGCACCGTGCCCTCGACCTGCTGCGCCGGCGCAAGCTGCATGCAAGCAAGGAGCACGAGATCGGCCGAGAGATGGATGCCCGGCACGCCATGGCGACAGCCGATTTCGCGGAAGCGGTCGATGCGGCGCTTGACGACGACGTGGGCGACGACCTGCTGCGCCTGGTCTTCATCGCCTGCCACCCGGTGCTCTCGCCCGAGGCGCGCGTGGCGCTCACGCTGCGCCTGCTGGGCGGCCTCACCACCGACGAGATCGCGCGCTCCTTCCTGGTGCCGGAGCCCACCATCGCGCAGCGCATCGTGCGCGCCAAGCGCACGCTGGCGGCCGCACGCGTGCCCTTCGAGGCGCCGCGCACGCACGAGCTCGGCGCCCGCCTGGCTTCGGTGCTGGAGGTGATCTACCTGGTCTTCAACGAGGGCTACTCCGCAACCGCAGGCGACGACTGGATGCGCCCGGCCTTGTGCGACGAAGCGCTGCGCCTGGGTCGCATCCTGGCCGGCCTGGTGCCCGACGAGTCCGAGGTGCACGGGCTCGTCGCGCTGATGGAGATCCAGGCCTCGCGTTCAGCAGCGCGCGTCGATGCCCAGGGAGAGCCCGTGCTGCTGCTGGCTCAGAATCGCGCGCGCTGGGACCCGCTGTTGATTCGACGAGGATTCGCCGCGCTGGAGCGGGCCGAGGCGCTGGGCGGCGCGCTGGGACCCTACGCGCTGCAAGCGGCCATCGCGGCCTGCCATGCGCGTGCGCGCACGCCGGAGCAGACCGACTGGACCCGCATCGCGGCGTTGTACGAGGCACTGGCGCAGCTCGCGCCCTCGCCCATCGTCGAACTCAATCGCGCGGTGGCGCTGTCGATGGCCTTCGGGCCGGTCGCGGGCCTGGAGCTGGTGGACGCACTGCGCGACGAGCCGCTGCTGAAGGGCTACCACCTGCTGCCCAGCGTGCGCGGCGACCTGCTGGCCAAGCTGGGCCGCAAAGACGAAGCCTGCGCGGAGTTCCAGCATGCCGCATCGCTCACTCGCAATTCGCGCGAACGCAAGCTGCTGCTGATGCGCGCGCTGGCCTGCTCGGGAAGCGAGCTGCCGCCCGATGCGCCGCCCGACACGCAGCAGACGCGCCAATGA
- a CDS encoding YciI family protein encodes MRFMVIVKADKDTEAGVMPTEKMLTAMGKYNEELVKAGVMLAGEGLQPSSKGARVRFDGKNRTVIDGPFSETKELIAGYWLWQVRSRDEAIEWLKRAPFGDGAEVELRQVFEMEDFGVELTPELREQEKRLMEGVEKNRRS; translated from the coding sequence ATGCGATTCATGGTCATCGTCAAAGCCGACAAGGACACCGAGGCGGGCGTGATGCCGACGGAGAAGATGCTCACCGCGATGGGCAAGTACAACGAGGAACTGGTGAAGGCCGGCGTGATGCTGGCTGGCGAAGGCCTCCAGCCCAGCTCCAAAGGGGCCCGCGTGCGATTCGACGGCAAGAACCGCACCGTGATCGATGGTCCCTTCAGCGAGACCAAGGAGCTGATCGCCGGGTATTGGCTCTGGCAAGTGCGTTCCAGGGACGAAGCCATCGAATGGCTCAAGCGCGCGCCTTTCGGCGATGGGGCAGAGGTCGAGCTGCGCCAGGTCTTCGAAATGGAAGACTTCGGTGTGGAGCTCACGCCCGAGCTGCGCGAGCAGGAAAAGCGGCTCATGGAGGGAGTGGAAAAGAACCGCAGGTCTTGA
- a CDS encoding NAD(P)H-hydrate dehydratase, with translation MVLPRAAALTEASLAHWPLPDPGPNADKEARGQVLVIAGSTELRGAALLAGIAALRAGAGKLTIACPASIAPGLALAVPESRVIPLPETRGGGLAARGCEALAPLAERVAAVVVGPGLRDERGSMPFVRRLLPLFRECTVLLDSIAMSVATERPFDTPVLLTPHAGEMAHLSGLSKEAIAQEALAVACEAAVRWNACVVLKGARTIIATPQGRAWRFDDGSLGLATSGSGDVLAGLMGGFAARGLPPEQAAAWAVVVHAKAGNNLGRRLGPVGYLARELGGEVPAVMRKLGR, from the coding sequence ATGGTCCTTCCGCGCGCCGCAGCCCTGACCGAAGCATCGCTGGCACATTGGCCGCTGCCCGACCCCGGACCGAACGCTGACAAGGAGGCTCGCGGACAGGTGCTGGTGATCGCGGGCAGCACCGAGCTGCGCGGGGCGGCGTTGCTCGCCGGTATTGCGGCGCTGCGGGCGGGCGCGGGCAAGCTCACCATCGCCTGCCCCGCGTCAATTGCACCGGGCCTGGCGCTCGCGGTGCCTGAATCGCGCGTCATCCCCCTGCCCGAGACGCGTGGCGGCGGTCTCGCAGCGCGCGGCTGCGAGGCGCTGGCTCCGCTGGCCGAGCGGGTCGCGGCAGTGGTGGTCGGACCTGGGCTGCGCGACGAGCGAGGCAGCATGCCCTTCGTGCGCCGGCTGCTGCCCCTCTTCCGGGAGTGCACCGTGCTGCTGGATTCGATTGCCATGTCGGTGGCGACCGAACGCCCCTTCGACACCCCGGTGCTCCTGACGCCGCACGCAGGCGAAATGGCGCACCTGTCCGGCCTGTCCAAGGAGGCCATTGCCCAGGAAGCGCTGGCGGTCGCCTGCGAAGCAGCCGTTCGCTGGAATGCCTGCGTGGTGCTGAAAGGCGCGCGCACCATCATTGCAACGCCGCAAGGCCGCGCATGGCGCTTCGATGACGGCTCGCTCGGGCTTGCGACATCGGGTTCCGGCGACGTGCTTGCGGGGCTCATGGGCGGTTTCGCGGCCCGCGGGCTCCCGCCCGAGCAGGCAGCCGCCTGGGCCGTTGTGGTGCATGCCAAAGCCGGCAACAATCTGGGCCGGCGTCTCGGCCCCGTGGGTTATCTCGCGCGTGAGCTTGGCGGGGAAGTGCCGGCAGTGATGCGGAAGCTCGGTCGCTGA